AGGCGGGGTCGGCCGGGTGCGGCCAGGTCATGGCCAGCCGCTGCCGCTTGTCCTTCATGCGCCGGTTCTGGAACCACACCTGGCAGAGGGGAGACGAGCGGGCTCGGCGGCTGCGCTGGCCCGAGGCGCAGAGCCAAGGCGTCCTGCCCCGAGCCAACCGGGCGCGGGGCTTGGGCGAGGAGGCCGGAAGCatgaggaagaaaggggaggcgaggcggggcgggggaggggggcacgcCGCGCCCCCCATCGCCCCCACCCCTCCGCTGGGATCCCTCCAGGAGAGGTTGGGGACCCACGCcagtctctgcccctcctcccctccgccgcccccgccgccaggAGGCCAGAACCCGGTGTGGCTGcgaaaggagggagggggtcgCCTGCCGGGAGGACTCCACGGGTCTGAGAGGGATTCCCCAGAAACACTTCCTTTTCCGGCTGTTCTCCCTTGGGGCACTTTCTTGTCACCGGCTCAGACACCTCATCCCTGCAATTGATTTGGCTTTGAAAGGGACAAAGTCAAGTTCGTGGCAGACGTGCCCACCTAGGGACTGTTGGAAGGGTAAATCTGTGCGCACCTGGTACCTGCACCAGGCCTGGACACCCCCAGCCTAGCTGCCACGTGGGCAGGGAGATGCCAGGCCCCATTCCTGGCTCAGAATTCAGGATGTGGCAAGTTGGTATTTCCTGCCCCCTGGGTGCACCCCCTTTCCCTGGCCCCTGGAGCTCATACCTTGATGGTGGTTTCTGGCAGGTTTAGGGCAGCCGCCAGCTCACATCTCCGAGGCCTGGATACATAGTTCTCCCTGTAGAATTCTTTCTCCAGCCGTGCAATCTGCTCCCGGGTGAAGGCAGTACGGTACCGTCGCATCTGGTCACTAGCGCTGCAGGCCAGGGTGCCCTGGGAGCCACCACTGCCATTGCTTTTGGGGGCCTCGCTGCTGCCATTGGGACTGCTGGCCAGTGCCTCGGAGCCAGGCCCTGTGCAGGGAGCCCAGAGAATGTGCACACAGAGAACAcacaacagacacacagacactgCTGATGCCGGGCTGCAGGCCCAGGGTGTTTGTGAAGGGATGATGGAAAGAACCTCCCTACCACCTCAGAAGCCTCAGTCTCTGCCTCTCCTGGGGTGGCAGAGACTTTGAGAACCCAGGAATGGAGGACAGGGGCTCACCATTCAGATGAACACACAGCAGCCATTAGGCCTGGCTGGGCGGCTGTTTGGGAGGCCTCTGGGTAAGGCCTGCTGGCTTACAAAAGCCCCAGCTGCCCTTACCACCTGCTTTGGGGGCACCGGAGGGATGCAGCTACTCTGAACTCTACCCACCAGTGGCCGAAGGGGGCAAGGATGAGCATATCTGACAGGCAAGCGAGTTGAGATGCCCCTTTGTGCTGGACTGTTGTGAACTTGGGCCTTAGTGCATCGTAGGATGTTGGGTAGGGACTGAGCTTCCTTGCTTTGTGCGCTGGGCTGCGAGTGCCGGTGTGGAGATGTGCATTAAGCTGTGTGTGTTGTGGGAATGGCACTGGAGTTTGAGTACGAGTATCCGATTGCCTTACTATATTTGAACGGAGAATGGGTTATTCTGAGGGCAGGCTGTGGTTAGTCTAGGTGAGGCGGTTGGTGGATGTGGGTGCTCAACAAGGTGCTGGCTGCCAAGGCCAAGCAAGGGGTGGTTTTTCTTCTATGGCAGGCTCTTCTCACCACCCCCACAGCTTTGGGGTGGGCTCTTCCTCTGAGCTGACCACTTCTCTCAGAGAGACACCGTTCCTGccattcccccctcctcccccagccacccGTCAGAGAGGGGTTCTCCAGTTACAGCGGAGTGACAGCCCCACCCCCCATGTGGGCCTAACCCAGGGAAGGGTGGGGCTCCTGCCCCCTGCAGCTCCTTTTCCTTTGGGTGGAGGAGTGGGTCTGGGAAGGAAAGGGgatgggttggggagggggggagggccAGAGCTCTGCCTTTTCAAATGCAACCGGAGACCAAAGGCAATTAGATCATTGGGACCATTTCCGACCTGGCGCCACAGAGCCCGGGAAGTGACAAGGTAATTTGGACCTCTGACCGACGTGCAAAATGGTCGGAGAGCCGCAGCACCCGGGCGGCCCGAGGCGGCCGCGATTTTACGGTCCTTTATGGACTCCCGGCTTCCGCGCCTGGATGCGCCTTACACCCCGCCAGCCACAAACTGCCCGGACCCGCGTTTGATCTCGTCCATGCCGGGAAAAGGTGTCTTCCCGGGCGCAGTTGCAACAGTACCACAAAGCTCTGGGGGGTTGGGGTGCACTTCGAATCCCCCTCAAGCCCAGGGCCGgcgtctccctccttcccccaaagcACAGCTGTCACCCTCGGTCCCGCCAATGCCAGAGCACAGCAGGAGACCCCCGCCAGGGCGCAGATAGCGGGGGGCGAGTTGCTCAGGTGGGTACCCCCAGCCACCCCGCCCTGGGAGAAAGGAGTGTCTTCCTCCCCCGCACCGCTGAAGTGGAAGGTGGGCGCGGTGGGAGGCCGGGGCAGAGAAGGGGCGCGGTGGCTACCTTTGCTGTGCTGGTACTCGGCGTTCCCCGTGGCGCAGTCCGGGGTGCAGCTCACCTCGATTTCTTCATAGAAATCCGACTCGGTGTCCGAGCTGCTGGGTTGCCCCTGGCCCGAGAGGCTGTCTGCGGAGGCGGCCGGAGGTCCGGGGCCGAGCACGGCCGCCCCGGCTGCCCGCGACTCGGCGCCCGGGCCCGCAGCGCTGCCTGCTAGTCCGTCGACCGGCTCCTCCTCCAGGCCTCCCCCGCCGCGCTCCCGGGCGGCCGGAGGACCGGCCCGCGGGCTCAGGCAACTGCGGGGCACCATCTTCTCCGGCGGCTCGGGCAACGGGCTGCCCACGGCTTCGGACAAATTGGAGACCCTCTTGCCCACCAGCGTGCCAAGCTGACCCCCATCCAGAAACATAACCATGTCCTTTCGGCTCTCCATCTCGGGctctcggggggtggggggagaagcccCAAGTGAGCTCCTAGCCCCCCCGGCTCCTCGGGTCCCCAGCGGCCGGACAGCTCTTGGCTgcgggagggagaaagagaggccaGGCGACTGGGCGGGCGCGGAGCGGCCGGAGAGCGGTGTCGACGGTgacggcggtggcggcggcggcggggagcTGGGGTCACCTTGTGATGCGAGCTCTCCTCTGTGCCGCACCGCCTCTGGGAGGAAGCCCCATTGCCCTCTTCTTTCTAAGCTGTCATCCTCCTGCTGCAATCG
This Phacochoerus africanus isolate WHEZ1 chromosome 16, ROS_Pafr_v1, whole genome shotgun sequence DNA region includes the following protein-coding sequences:
- the EVX1 gene encoding homeobox even-skipped homolog protein 1 encodes the protein MESRKDMVMFLDGGQLGTLVGKRVSNLSEAVGSPLPEPPEKMVPRSCLSPRAGPPAARERGGGGLEEEPVDGLAGSAAGPGAESRAAGAAVLGPGPPAASADSLSGQGQPSSSDTESDFYEEIEVSCTPDCATGNAEYQHSKGPGSEALASSPNGSSEAPKSNGSGGSQGTLACSASDQMRRYRTAFTREQIARLEKEFYRENYVSRPRRCELAAALNLPETTIKVWFQNRRMKDKRQRLAMTWPHPADPAFYTYMMSHAAAAGGLPYPFPSHLPLPYYSPVGLGAASAASAAASPFSGPLRPLDTFRVLSQPYPRPELLCAFRHPPLYPGPAHGLGTAAGGPCSCLACHGGPANGLAPRAAAAAAASDFTCASTSRSDSFLTFAPSVLSKASSVALDQREEVPLTR